GCATCGAACCCTGGGAAGCGATTGTCGGCTCGACCGTTCGCCGCGCCCGGCCAGTCGTACTGACTGCGCTGGCGGCTATCCTGTCGATGATCCCGTTATCGCGGAACGCATTCTGGGGACCGATGGCGATTGCCATCATGGGGGGGTTATTGATCGCCACTGTGCTGACACTGGTATTTCTGCCAGCGCTCTACGCCGCCTGGTTCCGGGTGAAGCGAGTGAAGAAAAACTCGCCGTCACAAAATAAACATCCGGAAACTGTCGACTTGGCAGTCGAAACCGTTCGCGAGGTTGTCTTTTCGAAAGCACCGCTTGCCAGTACTTGATCCGTCGAGGAATGGAATCATTTCATTTGGAAAGCGAGTTTCGTATCCTTGGCTGAGTAGGCTCCCCTGAGATTTCGAAACTCGACTTCCTATAATTCTCTCCATGGAAAACATCATCAAAGGAAAGGTGTTCGTCCTGGGGGACAACATCGATACCGACCAGATCATCCCTGCCGAGTATCTCACTTACAATCCGGCGATTCCGGCGGAGTACAAAATGTTCGGCAAGTTCGCTCTCTGTGGCGTGCCGCCGGCGCAGGCCGGACTGCCCAAGGGGCATATTCCCTTCCACGATGCCACGGATGAATTCATTTCGCCGTACAGGATCATCATCGGCGGAAAGAACTTCGGTTGCGGCTCCTCGCGCGAGCATGCACCGATCGCCCTGGCCGCCGCGGGTATCCAGGCCGTCGTAGCGGAATTTTACGCTCGCATCTTCTATCGCAACTCGATCAACGGCGGCTATCTGCTCCCCATCGAGTCGAAAAAGCGTCTCGTCGATGAAATCTGCACGGGCGACGAGGTCACCATTGATATCGGTGCGGGCTTACTGACGAACCACACCACCGGCGACAAATGGGAACTGGCCCCGCTGGGCGAAGTAGTGCCGATCATTGAGTCCGGTGGCATTTTCAATTACGCCAAGAAGGTGGGCATGTTGAAGTAATTTCCATTCCTTTAGCGACGCATCGTAGGCTTTGCGAAGATGCGTTACTTCTGAAAAACGCATCCAACGATGCGTCGCTAAAATTTCGGAATGTTGACATAAGGTATTTTCGCCCATGCTGACCTTTCTGTTCTGGAATCTAAAAGGGAACGATCTGCGTACTTGGAGCAGTCGCAAAAACACTCTGATCCAGCATTTGGATACTCTTGCTGATCATCACGGAATAGATTATCTACTCTTAGCGGAGCCGGGATTTACGATTTCGGATCTCAGTCAGTCTCTGAATCGAAATTTTGAAATTCTGCCTTCGAATAACCATCGATTTCAAATTCTTAGGAGATCGAGCTCTCCCAAAATTCAAAAACTTTTCGATAGCTTAGACAATCGTCTGAGTATTTGGAAACTGCATTTCGGAGCAAAATCATTTTTGCTGGCACTAGTACACTTGAAAGATCAAGGGAATCACCAAATTCATTCGTTGAATCATGCTACAGGTAAAATTCGACACGAGCTTAAGCGCCAAGAAGATCTAAGCAAGCTATTTCGTACCGTTGTGGTCGGTGACTTCAATCTTAATCCCTACGATGACGGTCTGTTGGCAGCGAATTCATTTCATGGTATGATGACTGCAGAACTAGCAAGCGTTGGAACACGAGTAATCTCTGGCGAATCTCATCGACTGTTCTACAACCCTATGTGGAGTTTTTTCGGAGACCGTAACCCAGGTCCACCAGGAACCTATTTCCATTCTACGACTGATGAAATCAACGCTTGTTGGCATATGTTCGATCAGGTTCTGGTGAGCACGGAAATGGTAGATGAACTCCAAGAAGTGAGAATTTTGGATTCTGATGGCCGCCAGACTTTGACTACCAAACGAGGAAGACCACGTTCCGATACGGTTTCCGATCACTTGCCAATTTTGTTTTGCTTGAAGTTGGATTAAGGAGAGAACGATGTCCAGCCCGATACTAAATTTGCTTCCGGATTTTAATCTGAAGGCTCGCAATCCACTGTCAATTTTGGATGAGTTCGCCCAAGCGATTGCCGAAAAAACAGAAGGTAAAATCCAGGCTAAAATTTACGTGAACGAAGAAGCCGGCCGGGTAAGCGTCGATTTTGATATAACCGCGAATCATCCTGATCATCCTCGGATTCGATTATTTAGTCTTTCCTACGACATCGATTGTTTTTATCCCATACGATTTGATAGCACGGAATATCAAGACGAATTTGGAGTTGTTTATGTGAAAAAATGCAAATCGGAAGCATCATTCACAGAGGCCATAATCGAAATAATTAATGATGAAGATACCCTATCAAAACTCGAATCACTCATCGCTAGCACCGATTTTTCTTCTAGCAGGCTAAGTTCCGCAGTCGTTTTTGAAACCAAAAATAAGCAAGTAACGGGAAACTCCTCAAATTGATCGATGATCACCGGCTCAGGTATCGAGCGACCGTTCAATGAACGGTATTATCGTCTGAAATTGGTCCCCAATATTTATCTGCATAAAACATCCCTATGCAGCCAATCAAAACTCTCCCCCTCCTGAGCCCGCGAAATCCCGATGCCCATAAAGGGAGCTACGGCACTGTACTGGTTATCGCTGGCAGCCGCGGCATGACCGGCGCCGCCATACTCAGTGGCACGGCCGCGTTGCGCTCCGGTGCCGGGCTCGTTCAGGTCGCTTGTCCCAAGTCTGCCCAGGCCATCATCGCGGCGGGCTATCCCTGCTACACGACCATTCCGCTCGAAGAGGATCCTGAAGGACGAATCAACGAATCCAATCCTTCGGGTCTGGTGCAGCGTATCGATCACGCCTCGGTCGTGGCCATCGGTCCGGGGTTGGGTCGCAGTAATTCTCTGGACATTCTGATACGTGGGCTGGTTTTCCATCGCTCCAAACCGATGGTCGTGGACGCCGATGCGTTGAACGCTCTGGTCGGCTGCGAACCGGCCCGACTGCGGGGCAATGTCCCGCTCGTACTAACCCCTCACCCAGGCGAATTTTCCCGACTGTGCGGCCAATCCATCGAGACGGTGCAAAAGTTGCGAGAAGACTTGGCTGTCGATTTCGCTCAGGCGACCGGGGGCATCGTTGTATTGAAAGGGCACCGGACCATCATTACCGATGGCACCCGGCTAGCGATCAATGAAACTGGCAACCCCGGCATGGCTACCGGCGGTACCGGCGATGTCCTGACCGGGGTCATTTCGGCTTTGATTGCTCAGGGACTTTCCGCGTTCGAGGCGGCTCAACTCGGAGCCCACGTTCACGGCTTGGCCGGAGACCTGGCCGCAAAAGAACTCGGTATGGTCTCACTGACCGCACTCGATGTAGTAGAATGGCTTCCCAAGGCGTTTTTGGGTTTAGCCAATCAACGAAAGTAGGATGCCAGCATGCGATTGCTTTGCCCTTTGTGTCAAAAAGTCATTTCGATTCCTGATAACGAAGCCGGTAAGGCAGTGAATTGTCCCGAGTGTAAGAAGGTCTTTCAAGCACCTTCACTCTTCGTGCCCGAGGTGAGCGCTGAGCCCGTTCTGGCTTCCCCCCCGACCCGACCCAAATCCGGCGAGAAATTCGAATTCGAAAAAACCGATCTGGGCCTTTCCCGTGATGGCCTCGCCTCGCCTAATCGAGCCGCTAGCAGTCCTGCGGCCGATTTCGGAAGTTTCCGGGGTTTCAGTATTACCCGGCAGGAATGTCAGTGGGTCATCCGAGTTTGTCTCACCCTGGCAGTGCTGCTGGGCTTTTTCACCTGGGTGAAATCGGCACCGGCAGGTTATACCGC
The genomic region above belongs to Telmatocola sphagniphila and contains:
- a CDS encoding LeuD/DmdB family oxidoreductase small subunit → MENIIKGKVFVLGDNIDTDQIIPAEYLTYNPAIPAEYKMFGKFALCGVPPAQAGLPKGHIPFHDATDEFISPYRIIIGGKNFGCGSSREHAPIALAAAGIQAVVAEFYARIFYRNSINGGYLLPIESKKRLVDEICTGDEVTIDIGAGLLTNHTTGDKWELAPLGEVVPIIESGGIFNYAKKVGMLK
- a CDS encoding NAD(P)H-hydrate dehydratase, which codes for MQPIKTLPLLSPRNPDAHKGSYGTVLVIAGSRGMTGAAILSGTAALRSGAGLVQVACPKSAQAIIAAGYPCYTTIPLEEDPEGRINESNPSGLVQRIDHASVVAIGPGLGRSNSLDILIRGLVFHRSKPMVVDADALNALVGCEPARLRGNVPLVLTPHPGEFSRLCGQSIETVQKLREDLAVDFAQATGGIVVLKGHRTIITDGTRLAINETGNPGMATGGTGDVLTGVISALIAQGLSAFEAAQLGAHVHGLAGDLAAKELGMVSLTALDVVEWLPKAFLGLANQRK